GTGCGGGTCGAGGCGTAGAAGGCCATCTGCTGGCGCACCGGCCGCTTGGCGGCTTCAATCTCGTCGCGGTTGGCGCCGGTGAGCACGAAGGCGGTGGTCGACAAGGCGCAGTCGCTCGGCTTACGGCCGGCCTTGTGCAGCCCTTTGCGAATGTTGGGGAAGACGGTTTCGTTGAGGTATTTGAGCGAGTGGAACGGATGGACATGGAAGCCGTCGCACAACTCACCGGCGAGCTGGCACATGTATTCGTTGACGCCGGCGATATAGATGGGGATATGCGGCCACTCGATCGGGCCAGGGCTGAAGAAGGGCGTCATCAGGGTGAAATTGTAAAAGCGGCCGGCGAAGCTCGGCTTGGTGCCGTTTTGCCAGCAGTCCCAGACCGCGCGAATGACCTGGATCATCTCGCGCAGCTTCGGCCCCGGGTGCTCCCACTTCACGCCGAAACGGCGCTCATTGTGACCCTTCACCTGCGTCCCCAGACCGAGGATGAACCGGCCTTTGGAAAGCACCTGGAGGTCCCAGGCAATCTGCGCATAGGTCATGGGACTGCGCGGAAAGGCGACGGCGATGGCGGTGCCGAGCTTGATGCGCTCGGAGTGTTCCGCCGCCAGCACCAGCGGGAAGAACGGCTCATGCGCGGCCTCGGCGGTCCAGAGCGCATCGAAGCCCATCTGCTCGGCGCTGCGAACAAAATTCACCGCCTCGATGGGCGACGCGGTCATCAATCCGGTATCGAATTTCACGGGCGTCCTCCTGGCCATGCGCGTTGAGCGCGCGCCACCATAACCCAACGATTTCTATCTTCCAAGGGTGGCCGCGTGCCTGGGAGCCCTGCGGCTTGATTGGACATCCGTTCCCGCCTCGATACATATCCGACGCTGCGTCTCCCCCAGGGGACCAGGTGGCTGCTCCTCCCCCGAGCCGGGCACTAACTGGGACTGGCTACCTGCCAGAGCCCGCCTGCTTTGAATCGGCCGGTACGAGGGCACCGATGAGTTTCTAGGC
The sequence above is a segment of the Deltaproteobacteria bacterium genome. Coding sequences within it:
- a CDS encoding TIGR03617 family F420-dependent LLM class oxidoreductase gives rise to the protein MTASPIEAVNFVRSAEQMGFDALWTAEAAHEPFFPLVLAAEHSERIKLGTAIAVAFPRSPMTYAQIAWDLQVLSKGRFILGLGTQVKGHNERRFGVKWEHPGPKLREMIQVIRAVWDCWQNGTKPSFAGRFYNFTLMTPFFSPGPIEWPHIPIYIAGVNEYMCQLAGELCDGFHVHPFHSLKYLNETVFPNIRKGLHKAGRKPSDCALSTTAFVLTGANRDEIEAAKRPVRQQMAFYASTRTYARVLEAHGWGDTCLRLNERAAKGDWVGMADEITDEMLEVYAVAGTYDEIAGKVKAKYAGILDRVAFYLPFIPGRIDAQWRRIVAAFNG